The Triplophysa dalaica isolate WHDGS20190420 chromosome 5, ASM1584641v1, whole genome shotgun sequence genome window below encodes:
- the si:ch73-139j3.4 gene encoding CD82 antigen, translating to MKADDKLQILKFFLMLVNSVFLILGISIFACSAWILFDTNNFIRVLSAGEDIRLVAGALFFIGLVVVCVSLLGCTGACIENRCLIVFYLGFLIIIILGQIFVTFVLLIRRQSIEQYLTNGVDEIIMEYGGNETQTSWNLLDSVQTSAKCCGRSTPDEWRNNSVIWSLNGTDIYPCSCFNDTCPSIHQTDSFGKGSNIHKMGCETILRDWLDANIIVIFGMDAGLLLIQVLQFIFGVHTYKCVGRKRRQLHPSKLLNAVEESPSSVPVHQQYEGHQPVDLQMDIGHDNGGYVHVGYDHGGYVPENYDQYHNGEPFYEPDYSQAYNTPIHLENQQGNYDQHYVHHQGYSGDDY from the exons ATGAAAGCTGACGACAAACTTCAGATCCTGAAGTTCTTTCTGATGCTTGTCAATTCAGTCTTCCTG ATTCTTGGCATCAGCATTTTTGCGTGTTCTGCTTGGATCCTGTTCGATACAAACAACTTTATAAGGGTATTAAGTGCTG GAGAGGACATCAGACTGGTGGCTGGGGCGCTTTTTTTCATTGGACTGGTTGTGGTCTGTGTGTCTCTGCTGGGTTGTACTGGTGCCTGTATAGAGAACAGATGTTTGATCGTATTT TATCTGGGTTTCTTAATTATCATCATACTGGGGCAGATTTTTGTCACCTTTGTGCTATTAATAAGAAGACAAAGT ATCGAGCAATATTTGACCAACGGTGTGGATGAAATCATTATGGAATATGGAggaaatgaaacacaaacatcatgGAACCTTCTAGACAGCGTGCAGACTTCT GCAAAGTGCTGTGGTAGGTCGACACCAGATGAATGGAGGAACAATAGTGTTATTTGGTCTCTGAATGGGACAGACATCTACCCGTGCTCCTGTTTCAATGATACCTGCCCTTCAATCCACCAAACAGACAGTTTTGGAAAGGGTTCAAATATCCACAAGATG GGCTGTGAGACAATTCTCAGAGATTGGCTGGACGCAAACATAATTGTCATATTTGGGATGGATGCTGGACTTCTGTTGATTCAG GTGCTGCAGTTTATCTTCGGTGTTCACACCTACAAATGCGTCGGCCGCAAGAGGAGACAGCTGCATCCGAGTAAACTGCTGAACGCCGTGGAGGAGAGCCCTTCATCAGTGCCCGTTCACCAGCAGTATGAAGGCCATCAGCCTGTAGACCTACAGATGGATATTGGACATGACAACGGTGGATACGTTCACGTTGGCTACGATCACGGCGGATACGTTCCTGAAAATTATGACCAGTATCACAATGGTGAACCGTTTTATGAACCAGACTACAGTCAAGCTTACAACACACCTATCCACCTGGAAAACCAGCAAGGCAACTATGATCAGCATTATGTTCACCATCAGGGATACAGCGGCGATGACTACTAA
- the lsm8 gene encoding LSM8 homolog, U6 small nuclear RNA associated produces the protein MHNDMFDCSSSITPACDQPVRPSASTVCSLSFPAQNNECVSLLCSSPGEFKRVPAEMSTALESYINRTVAIVTSDGRMIVGTLKGFDQTINLILDESHERVFSSSQGVEQVVLGLYIVRGDNVAVIGEIDEETDSALDLGNIRAEPLNSVAH, from the exons ATGCACAACGACATGTTCGATTGCTCCTCATCGATTACTCCTGCCTGCGATCAACCTGTTCGGCCGTCCGCTAGTACTGTCTGCTCGCTCTCATTTCCGGCGCAGAATAACGAATGTGTTTCGTTGTTGTGCTCGAGCCCCGGTGAATTTAAACGAGTACCAGCAGAGATGTCTACCGCCCTCGAGAGTTACATCAACC GGACTGTTGCCATCGTCACTTCAGATGGTAGAATGATTGTG GGAACATTAAAGGGCTTCGATCAGACAATCAACCTCATCCTGGATGAGAGCCATGAGCGGGTGTTCAGCTCTTCTCAGGGGGTGGAACAGGTTGTTCTGGGGCTTTATATCGTCAGAGGCGATAATGT GGCTGTAATCGGTGAAATCGATGAAGAGACAGATTCCGCCCTGGACCTTGGAAACATACGAGCTGAACCACTCAATTCTGTGGCACACTGA
- the tymp gene encoding thymidine phosphorylase → MSFTNNTITFPELIKQKRDGGQFSDADIQVFVQGIKSRTIQDSQIGAMLMAIWLKGMSEEETLQLTREMMKSGEVFVWPDEWLVVDKHSTGGVGDKVSLPLTPALAACGCKVPMISGRGLAHTGGTLDKLESIPGFNVSQSVEQIKQILQDIGCCIVGQTESLVPADRVLYALRDATSTVDSLPLITSSIISKKGAEGLNALLLDVKFGRAALYKDLDSARSLAQSLVTVGNNLGVKTGAVLSRMDAPIGRCVGNAVEVCEALECLKGRGPDDLNELVSTLGGYLLWMSGHSSSLEKGKNDIMQKLINGEGLKKFEDMLVAQGVSADVARSLCADGADYFQHMKQATHQTELKAQHYGTVLEIDGLVLAKVLHRLGAGRNKSGEKIDHSVGAELLVDVGQQVTKGQSWIKIHHNSPELSTQQHSDLQKALLIISCDKYKKESRIAQFIHPNMS, encoded by the exons atgtcatttacaaACAACACGATCACATTTCCTGAGCTCATAAAACAAAAACGAGATGGTGGTCAATTCAGCGATGCCGACATACAAGTCTTTGTGCAAGGGATCAAATCCAGAACCATCCAGGACAGTCAAATAG GGGCTATGCTCATGGCTATTTGGCTAAAGGGTATGTCTGAAGAAGAAACCCTGCAACTGACAAGAGAGATGATGAAATCTGGGGAAGTGTTTGTCTGGCCGGATGAATGGCTTGTGGTAGACAAACACTCAACGGGTGGAGTTGGAGACAAAGTCAGTCTGCCACTTACACCCGCCTTGGCTGCATGTGGCTGTAAG GTGCCTATGATAAGCGGTAGAGGACTGGCACATACAGGTGGCACGCTGGACAAGCTGGAGTCTATCCCTGGGTTTAATGTCAGCCAGTCAGTTGAACAG ATCAAGCAGATCTTGCAGGACATTGGCTGTTGTATTGTGGGACAGACGGAGAGTCTGGTGCCAGCAGACCGTGTTCTCTATGCCCTCAGAGACGCCACATCTACTGTTGATAGTCTTCCTCTCATTACAA GCTCCATTATTTCTAAGAAAGGCGCAGAGGGTCTGAACGCACTCTTATTAGATGTGAAGTTTGGCAGGGCAGCTTTGTATAAAGATCTGGACAGCGCACGCTCTCTCGCCCAGTCACTG GTTACTGTAGGTAACAACCTGGGAGTAAAAACGGGGGCGGTGCTCAGCCGAATGGATGCACCGATTGGTCGATGTGTGGGAAATGCGGTTGAGGTGTGCGAAGCCCTCGAGTGTCTCAAAGGACGGGGGCCAGATGATCTCAATGAACTAGTTTCAACTTTAG GGGGATACTTATTATGGATGAGCGGCCACTCCTCATCACTAGAGAAAGGGAAAAATGACATCATGCAGAAACTCATCAACGGAGAAGGCCTGAAAAAGTTTGAGGATATGTTGGTGGCCCAGGGTGTGTCTGCAGACGTCGCCCGTTCCCTGTGCGCAGATGGTGCAGACTACTTCCAGCACATGAAGCAGGCGACACATCAGACGGAGCTTAAGGCGCAACACTATG gaacAGTTTTGGAGATTGATGGCTTGGTCCTGGCTAAAGTGCTGCATAGGTTAGGGGCCGGACGTAATAAATCGGGTGAGAAAATTGATCATAGCGTGGGGGCAGAGCTTTTGGTAGACGTGGGACAGCAGGTAACAAAAG GTCAATCCTGGATCAAAATTCATCACAACAGCCCAGAGCTCAGTACACAGCAACATTCAGACCTCCAGAAAGCTTTGCTTATTATCAGCTGCGACAAATACAAGAAAGAGTCACGTATAGCACAATTCATCCACCCTAATATGTCATAA